In Arachis stenosperma cultivar V10309 chromosome 1, arast.V10309.gnm1.PFL2, whole genome shotgun sequence, one DNA window encodes the following:
- the LOC130979102 gene encoding uncharacterized protein LOC130979102: protein MTTKLCTEILSDSDEAIEEVVVKDAGLDNDADNENSSSDDDGYESTEDEAYKPPPSGYNFSYSSESEEMTDGERKGKAKATSSKRKRSQPSTEIADETLSERQLTAKEKADQATPSFDPPKNSDKDDFYKAEKAIHRVEFDWDAVFCTIVVHPDVLWAYGLSKPTPRVKTTKVRENVSRDDKAKTQGKRAGDKKERCVFGGESGPDVRKKSDARPSVVGSGRDEPRSNDNDGPNKDNKSASKKPATFDEEIAVKPRDDSDMILSMSQSSS, encoded by the exons ATGACTACAAAGCTATGTACTG AGATATTATCTGATAGTGATGAGGCTATTGAGGAAGTAGTTGTTAAGGATGCTGGGTTGGACAATGATGCAGACAATGAGAATAGTTCAAGTGATGATGATGGGTATGAATCTACTGAAGATGAGGCATATAAGCCTCCACCTTCAGgatataatttttcttattcaaGTGAGAGTGAAGA GATGACTGACGGAGAGAGAAAAGGCAAGGCTAAAGCAACCTCAAGTAAAAGGAAAAGATCACAACCATCCACTGAGATAGCTGATGAGACCTTATCTGAGAGGCAGCTTACTGCGAAGGAGAAGGCTGATCAAGCTACGCCTTCCTTCGACCCA CCAAAGAATAGTGATAAGGATGATTTCTATAAGGCCGAGAAGGCGATTCACCGTGTGGAGTTTGATTGGGATGCAGTTTTCTGTACTATAGTTGTCCATCCTGATGTTCTTTGGGCATATGGACTGTCAAAACCGACTCCCCGAG tgaAAACTACAAAGGTGAGAGAGAATGTTAGCAGAGATGACAAGGCTAAGACTCAAGGTAAAAGGGCAGGGGATAAGAAAGAAAGATGTGTATTTGGTGGTGAAAGTGGGCCTGATGTGAGGAAGAAGAGTGATGCTAGACCAAGTGTTGTTGGGTCTGGTAGGGATGAACCAAGATCAAATGACAATGATGGGCCCAATAAAGATAATAAAAGTGCTTCTAAAAAGCCTGCAACATTTGATGAGGAGATTGCAGTGAAGCCAAGGGATGACTCAGACATGATTTTGAGTATGAGTCAGAGCTCTTCTTAA